A stretch of Gemmatimonas aurantiaca T-27 DNA encodes these proteins:
- a CDS encoding SCO family protein — protein MRGGLSARSRRIARRLLATGIGALLFGACDMGGGFKGMAIDPARDMPTFEFTQASGAPYRTVPEANRPMVLFFGYTHCPDVCPTTLADWKRVKAQLGAKADRVRFVFVSVDPDRDTPAVAERYAKQYDASFVGVSGDGPTTAGIMEAFGVASAREDAPTANGYMVSHSSQVFLVNDQGRLVALYPFGTSWEALAADLDRLL, from the coding sequence ATGCGCGGCGGACTGAGCGCCCGGTCGCGACGGATCGCACGCCGGCTCCTCGCCACAGGTATCGGCGCCCTGCTGTTCGGCGCGTGTGACATGGGGGGTGGCTTCAAAGGCATGGCCATCGATCCGGCCCGTGACATGCCCACGTTCGAATTCACCCAGGCGTCCGGTGCCCCGTATCGCACGGTGCCTGAAGCGAACCGGCCGATGGTCCTGTTCTTCGGCTACACCCACTGCCCCGACGTTTGCCCCACCACGCTCGCCGACTGGAAGCGGGTGAAGGCCCAACTGGGTGCCAAGGCCGATCGGGTGCGCTTTGTGTTCGTGAGCGTCGACCCCGATCGTGATACGCCGGCGGTGGCCGAGCGCTACGCGAAGCAGTACGACGCAAGCTTCGTGGGCGTCTCCGGTGACGGACCCACCACGGCCGGCATCATGGAAGCCTTTGGTGTAGCGTCAGCGCGCGAAGACGCGCCAACCGCCAACGGCTATATGGTCAGTCATTCATCGCAGGTTTTTCTCGTCAACGATCAGGGACGCCTGGTGGCGCTCTATCCGTTCGGCACGTCATGGGAGGCGCTGGCCGCCGACCTCGATCGCCTTCTCTGA
- a CDS encoding GTP-binding protein, which produces MIPLVLLAGFLGAGKTRFLTELVPALAAGGTRVRIVLNDFRDARIDASRLAELSALVTPLNGECVCCGSLRELLNVLYQVPSDPGSVMCIEANGATETDELLAHLTADARLRQFTLPLQITVIDATRWQKRWWHNGLERAQVSTATHVHLNWTARVGADRQALVRGALQELNPRADLVTGVEFAGWLNELTQRVAGSTQRDVSGMAAMPRSDVAHAHAHPFGAASLALPPIVDREAFRRFVHELPDAVVRAKGLVRFTDAPEKVYVWNKLPGRKGLRLDHSKPHADAQPTALFIGVGLPVSDLAEQLKTLTAERTVDGG; this is translated from the coding sequence ATGATCCCCTTGGTTCTGCTGGCCGGATTCCTGGGCGCGGGGAAGACGCGCTTTCTCACGGAGTTGGTGCCGGCCTTGGCGGCGGGCGGGACCCGCGTGCGCATCGTGCTGAATGACTTCCGCGATGCCCGGATCGATGCATCGCGGTTGGCCGAGTTGAGTGCCTTGGTGACGCCACTCAACGGCGAGTGTGTGTGCTGCGGTTCGCTGCGGGAACTGCTCAACGTGTTGTATCAGGTGCCATCCGATCCCGGGAGCGTGATGTGCATCGAAGCCAATGGCGCGACCGAAACCGATGAACTGCTCGCCCACCTGACGGCCGACGCACGCCTGCGGCAGTTCACCTTGCCGCTGCAGATCACGGTCATCGACGCCACCCGCTGGCAGAAGCGCTGGTGGCACAACGGTCTCGAGCGGGCGCAGGTGAGCACAGCCACGCATGTCCATCTCAATTGGACCGCACGTGTGGGAGCCGATCGGCAGGCGCTGGTTCGGGGCGCCTTGCAGGAGCTCAACCCCCGCGCCGATCTCGTCACCGGAGTGGAGTTTGCTGGCTGGCTGAACGAACTGACCCAGCGGGTGGCTGGCAGCACGCAGCGTGACGTGTCGGGGATGGCGGCGATGCCTCGCAGTGACGTCGCCCATGCGCATGCACACCCATTTGGGGCGGCGTCGCTGGCGTTGCCGCCGATCGTCGACCGCGAGGCGTTCCGTCGGTTCGTCCATGAGTTGCCAGACGCCGTCGTGCGCGCCAAGGGCTTGGTGCGGTTCACCGATGCCCCGGAAAAGGTCTACGTCTGGAACAAGCTGCCCGGCCGGAAAGGACTGCGGCTCGATCACTCCAAGCCGCACGCCGACGCGCAGCCTACGGCCCTGTTCATCGGGGTCGGGCTACCGGTGAGTGATCTGGCAGAACAACTGAAGACCCTCACGGCTGAGCGCACCGTCGACGGGGGCTGA
- a CDS encoding Fur family transcriptional regulator — MERNTKQRDAIRQVFEEIARPLGPNEVLEAGRTRHAKLGIATVYRTINSLVDSGWLVPVELPGEPPRYERAGSEHHHHFRCRTCTRVFEIHGCPGELKDLAPAGFRLESHEVVLYGLCARCAAD, encoded by the coding sequence ATGGAACGCAACACGAAGCAGCGGGATGCCATCCGGCAGGTGTTCGAAGAGATCGCTCGCCCTCTTGGACCGAACGAGGTCCTCGAAGCGGGTCGGACGCGTCATGCGAAGCTCGGCATTGCCACCGTGTATCGCACCATCAATTCGCTGGTCGACAGCGGCTGGTTGGTGCCGGTGGAGCTGCCCGGTGAACCACCACGCTACGAGCGCGCCGGCAGTGAGCATCACCATCACTTCCGCTGCCGCACGTGTACGCGTGTCTTCGAGATCCATGGCTGCCCCGGTGAACTGAAAGACCTTGCTCCGGCCGGCTTCCGCCTGGAGAGCCATGAGGTGGTGTTGTACGGATTGTGCGCGCGATGCGCGGCGGACTGA
- the bioF gene encoding 8-amino-7-oxononanoate synthase has protein sequence MSDLQIPLPPSTMNAALDEELRALEAAGLKRALRQVHQRRAGTVLFNGERVADFASNDYLGLAADPRVARAAWAVLQAEGTGAAAARLISGNHPIHETLEHTLARLKRVDFTLLYPSGYMANVGAIASLVDRGDVIYSDALNHASLIDGCRLSRATVRVFPHNDIAALGAMLEAERHQYRRALIVVEGVFSMDGDLFPLDQLVPLARRHQAWTYVDDAHGTGVLGATGAGTLEHFGVGGQVDVVVGTLGKALGTVGAYVGGSQELVELLVSCSRSFIFTTGTPPAMAAATLEALRLAEVESWRRDAVRERARRLRQRLRGAGLDVPGESDGHVVPVHIGDPVRTMETVAALRRRGFLVGGVRPPTVPAGTSRLRISLSAVHPMELVDALAANLLDVLRTR, from the coding sequence GTGAGTGATCTGCAGATCCCGTTGCCGCCGTCGACCATGAACGCGGCCCTCGATGAAGAGCTGCGCGCGCTCGAAGCGGCCGGCCTCAAGCGCGCCCTGCGCCAGGTGCATCAGCGCCGCGCCGGCACGGTGCTCTTCAACGGCGAGCGCGTAGCCGACTTTGCATCGAACGACTACCTCGGTCTGGCCGCCGACCCACGTGTGGCACGTGCGGCGTGGGCCGTGTTGCAGGCCGAAGGTACGGGTGCAGCGGCGGCGCGTCTCATTTCGGGCAATCACCCGATTCACGAGACGCTCGAACACACACTGGCCCGTCTCAAGCGGGTGGATTTCACCCTGTTGTACCCGTCGGGGTACATGGCCAACGTGGGCGCCATCGCGTCGCTCGTGGATCGCGGTGATGTGATCTACTCCGACGCGCTCAACCACGCGTCACTGATCGACGGGTGCCGTCTGTCGCGCGCCACCGTTCGTGTATTCCCGCACAACGACATCGCCGCATTGGGCGCCATGCTCGAAGCGGAGCGACATCAGTATCGTCGCGCGCTGATCGTGGTGGAGGGGGTGTTCTCCATGGACGGCGACCTCTTCCCGCTCGACCAGCTCGTGCCCCTCGCGCGCCGGCATCAGGCGTGGACCTATGTCGACGATGCCCATGGCACTGGGGTGCTCGGGGCCACCGGCGCCGGCACGCTCGAACACTTTGGCGTGGGTGGCCAGGTCGATGTGGTGGTCGGCACGCTCGGCAAGGCACTGGGCACCGTGGGGGCGTACGTAGGCGGTTCGCAGGAATTGGTGGAGTTGCTGGTGAGCTGTTCCCGATCGTTCATCTTCACGACGGGCACACCGCCGGCGATGGCGGCCGCGACGCTCGAAGCACTGCGACTGGCCGAGGTGGAGAGCTGGCGCCGCGATGCGGTGCGGGAGCGGGCACGCCGCCTGCGGCAACGCCTGCGTGGCGCGGGACTCGATGTACCGGGCGAGAGTGATGGCCATGTCGTGCCGGTGCACATCGGTGATCCTGTGCGCACGATGGAAACGGTGGCTGCACTGCGTCGTCGCGGCTTTCTGGTGGGTGGGGTGCGTCCGCCCACCGTGCCGGCCGGAACATCGCGGCTTCGCATCTCCCTCTCGGCGGTGCATCCCATGGAACTGGTCGACGCGCTGGCTGCCAACCTTCTCGACGTGTTGCGAACCCGATGA
- a CDS encoding GTP-binding protein, with product MNGPVPDRRLPVTVLSGFLGAGKTTVLNHVLANRDGLRVAVIVNDMSEINIDAQLVRGGEATLSRTEETLVEMSNGCICCTLRDDLLQEVARLAAEERFDYLLIESTGIGEPLPVAATFTFETDEGSTLSHVARLDTMVTVVDSHRFRHDLGTLDDLRARQLALGDDDERTIPDLLIDQVEFANVIVLNKIDLIGRDELGELEALLHHLNPDATIIHAVRGRVEPQDLLGTGRFDFVRAEAAPGWQKELAGEHVPETEEYGIASFVYRANRPFHPERLWTRVDAGLPGVLRAKGFFWVASQPELMGSWSQAGQLLQVNPAAYWSPDLGTPRQELAIIGQHLDRAGLTALLDDCLVSVADFEAGPARWSAFHDPFPQWAELNQDGEVDDDDGGDTTQAFQELFRAPHTT from the coding sequence ATGAACGGGCCGGTCCCCGACCGACGCTTGCCGGTCACAGTGCTCTCCGGGTTTCTCGGAGCAGGCAAGACCACGGTACTCAATCATGTGTTGGCCAACCGCGATGGACTGCGGGTCGCGGTCATTGTCAACGACATGAGCGAGATCAACATCGACGCGCAGTTGGTGCGTGGTGGAGAGGCCACACTCTCCCGGACGGAAGAAACACTGGTCGAGATGAGCAATGGGTGCATCTGCTGCACCCTGCGCGACGATCTCCTGCAGGAGGTGGCCCGTCTCGCTGCCGAAGAACGATTCGACTACCTGCTCATCGAGAGCACCGGGATTGGTGAACCGCTTCCCGTCGCGGCGACTTTCACATTCGAGACCGACGAGGGCTCCACGCTCTCGCATGTCGCACGACTCGATACGATGGTCACCGTGGTCGATAGTCATCGCTTTCGACACGACCTCGGCACGCTCGACGATCTGCGCGCGCGGCAGCTCGCGCTTGGAGACGATGACGAACGCACCATCCCCGACCTGCTCATCGACCAGGTGGAGTTCGCCAACGTCATCGTGCTGAACAAGATCGATCTCATCGGCCGCGACGAACTGGGTGAACTCGAAGCCCTGCTGCACCACCTCAATCCGGACGCGACGATCATCCACGCCGTTCGCGGGCGGGTGGAGCCCCAGGACCTGCTGGGCACCGGACGCTTCGACTTTGTCCGGGCCGAGGCGGCGCCTGGGTGGCAGAAGGAACTGGCCGGCGAACACGTCCCGGAGACCGAGGAGTACGGCATTGCCAGCTTCGTGTATCGCGCCAACAGGCCGTTCCATCCCGAGCGCCTGTGGACGAGGGTCGATGCCGGCCTGCCCGGTGTGCTGCGCGCCAAGGGGTTCTTCTGGGTGGCCTCCCAGCCCGAGCTGATGGGAAGTTGGTCTCAGGCCGGGCAACTGCTGCAGGTGAACCCGGCGGCCTACTGGAGCCCCGATCTCGGCACGCCGCGGCAGGAGCTGGCGATCATCGGACAACATCTGGATCGCGCCGGACTCACGGCCCTGCTCGATGACTGTCTGGTCAGCGTGGCCGACTTCGAGGCCGGTCCGGCGCGCTGGAGCGCCTTCCATGATCCTTTCCCGCAATGGGCCGAGCTCAATCAGGACGGCGAAGTCGATGACGATGACGGGGGAGACACGACCCAGGCCTTTCAGGAACTGTTTCGAGCCCCTCATACCACGTGA
- a CDS encoding copper chaperone PCu(A)C, giving the protein MHVFENTRALLLRTTSIAMLGAGAVACGSGEQQAADTAAAAPVPPVPAETIHGLTVRDAWARIADSAATGGAYITLVNGNATAVEIVGAASASADAVEIHETSHHDGMAKMSARPSITIAPGDSLVMAPGGLHVMLIGLHSALRAGDSVPLVVQLATGDLVPLTIPVRAP; this is encoded by the coding sequence ATGCACGTCTTTGAAAACACCCGTGCGCTTCTGCTGCGCACGACGAGTATCGCCATGCTCGGCGCGGGCGCCGTTGCCTGTGGCAGCGGTGAACAGCAGGCCGCCGACACCGCGGCAGCAGCGCCGGTCCCTCCGGTACCTGCGGAGACCATTCACGGACTGACGGTACGCGATGCGTGGGCTCGCATTGCCGATTCCGCCGCCACGGGTGGCGCGTACATCACGCTGGTCAACGGCAACGCGACGGCGGTGGAAATCGTGGGTGCCGCCAGTGCCTCGGCCGATGCCGTGGAAATTCACGAGACGTCGCATCACGACGGCATGGCCAAGATGTCGGCACGTCCGTCCATCACCATCGCGCCGGGTGATTCGCTGGTCATGGCGCCGGGCGGATTGCACGTGATGCTCATCGGCCTGCACAGCGCGCTCCGGGCAGGCGACAGCGTGCCCCTGGTGGTGCAACTCGCCACCGGTGATCTGGTGCCGCTCACCATTCCCGTGCGCGCACCGTGA
- a CDS encoding phosphatase PAP2 family protein: MSPSWKRWLLVSVVAIVLAHLLDPIAWQWRMATVYEKDWGRLLRVMGFLPTWGLLGLAWWLQQDQPAARRHGAALLVLAPSAGGIVAEVLKLLVRRLRPDADTFGYVFRSFAEGPLSNRGMGMPSSHVLVAFAGAFALARLFPRAQWVFYTLAAGCAVTRILAHAHYLSDTVVAACVAWGVVALIDGWLTRPRPEASA; the protein is encoded by the coding sequence ATGTCCCCCTCCTGGAAGCGCTGGCTGTTGGTCTCGGTGGTGGCCATTGTGCTGGCCCATCTGCTCGATCCGATAGCCTGGCAATGGCGCATGGCGACCGTGTACGAAAAGGACTGGGGTCGCCTGCTGCGTGTCATGGGATTTTTGCCAACGTGGGGCCTGCTCGGCCTGGCGTGGTGGCTGCAGCAGGATCAGCCCGCGGCGCGGCGCCATGGGGCGGCGTTGCTCGTGTTGGCGCCGTCGGCGGGCGGCATCGTGGCCGAAGTCCTCAAGCTGCTGGTGCGTCGCCTGCGCCCCGATGCCGACACGTTTGGGTATGTGTTTCGCAGTTTCGCCGAGGGGCCGCTGTCGAACCGCGGCATGGGTATGCCCAGCTCGCATGTGCTGGTCGCGTTTGCCGGCGCCTTTGCACTGGCCCGCCTTTTTCCGAGGGCACAGTGGGTGTTTTACACGCTGGCTGCCGGGTGCGCCGTCACGCGCATCCTCGCCCATGCCCACTACCTGAGCGACACCGTCGTGGCGGCCTGTGTGGCCTGGGGCGTGGTGGCCCTGATCGACGGCTGGCTCACCCGCCCCCGCCCCGAGGCGTCCGCCTGA
- a CDS encoding ZrgA family zinc uptake protein: MQVPSAITLAGAISSRLAAICGTRSPLRCAPALLVAIALPVTASAQHVHGEARLIVGVEGRTGQAELRATGEDLFGFEHAARTAEERTKQTQIFTRLRTEGAKLLRFDPSLGCQVAAKNVRIDESGDHGEVVASYTINCRVAPQGKPLRFGISSAFPGIDRVSVQLVSDTAQTGATISRDRGQVVP; the protein is encoded by the coding sequence ATGCAGGTGCCATCAGCCATCACTTTGGCCGGAGCGATATCCTCGCGGCTGGCCGCCATCTGCGGCACACGATCCCCCCTGCGATGCGCGCCGGCCCTGCTCGTCGCTATCGCCCTGCCGGTGACGGCCTCTGCGCAGCATGTGCACGGCGAAGCCCGGCTGATCGTCGGCGTGGAGGGGCGCACGGGACAAGCCGAACTACGCGCCACTGGCGAAGATCTGTTTGGCTTCGAACATGCCGCCCGCACGGCCGAGGAGCGCACGAAGCAGACACAGATCTTCACACGTCTGCGCACCGAGGGCGCCAAACTGTTGCGCTTCGATCCGTCGCTCGGCTGCCAGGTCGCGGCGAAAAATGTTCGCATCGACGAATCGGGCGATCATGGGGAAGTCGTCGCGTCCTATACCATCAATTGCCGCGTGGCGCCTCAGGGGAAGCCGCTGCGCTTCGGCATCAGCTCGGCGTTTCCGGGCATTGATCGTGTGTCGGTGCAACTGGTGTCCGATACGGCGCAGACCGGTGCCACCATCAGTCGGGATCGTGGTCAGGTCGTTCCCTGA
- the rpmG gene encoding 50S ribosomal protein L33, whose product MANTRVHVKLRSTESHHLYVTTKNPRSTPQRLEKRKYDPVVKRHVLYRESR is encoded by the coding sequence ATGGCCAATACTCGGGTTCACGTGAAGCTCCGCTCCACGGAAAGCCACCACCTGTACGTCACCACCAAAAATCCGCGCTCCACGCCGCAACGGCTCGAGAAGCGGAAATACGATCCGGTTGTGAAGCGTCACGTCCTTTATCGGGAGTCCCGATGA
- a CDS encoding DUF3299 domain-containing protein gives MPRLRLLPSLSILIAAAMCGVRPSPVPDTVEASRDALPVTAPTVSGAADEVVTIDWRLLRTLDLRTGVPGDSLRRLVGRRVRLPGFIVPLEDFQDRAKEFLLVPYFGACVHMPPPPPNQLVYVKMRGTVNLTWWAPVWVEGVLRVITFQSPYGSAGFQMDADRIVPFRERQADASGRGRVSQPSIRATTPQATQAATTVSLR, from the coding sequence ATGCCTCGTCTTCGTTTGCTCCCATCCCTGTCGATCCTGATCGCGGCGGCCATGTGCGGGGTTCGTCCGTCGCCGGTGCCCGATACCGTGGAGGCCAGCCGCGACGCGCTTCCGGTCACGGCACCCACCGTGAGTGGGGCAGCGGACGAGGTGGTGACCATCGATTGGCGGCTGCTGCGTACCCTCGACCTGCGCACGGGGGTTCCGGGTGACTCGTTGCGCCGGTTGGTCGGCCGGCGGGTCCGCCTGCCGGGGTTCATCGTGCCGCTGGAAGATTTTCAGGACCGCGCCAAGGAATTCCTGCTGGTGCCGTACTTCGGGGCCTGCGTGCACATGCCCCCGCCGCCGCCCAATCAGTTGGTGTACGTGAAAATGCGCGGCACGGTGAACCTGACATGGTGGGCGCCAGTGTGGGTGGAAGGGGTGCTGCGGGTGATCACCTTCCAGTCACCATACGGGTCGGCCGGTTTCCAGATGGACGCGGATCGCATCGTGCCATTCCGGGAACGTCAGGCGGACGCCTCGGGGCGGGGGCGGGTGAGCCAGCCGTCGATCAGGGCCACCACGCCCCAGGCCACACAGGCCGCCACGACGGTGTCGCTCAGGTAG